aatcttattccttatcatttcctgattcctaaaacatatagatattttatgcttggattaaaaacaagctcagaaagttgaaaagaATAAGTTAAGCGCTGTATGGTTCTGCgatatactggcttgtcacttcaacTGATCAGCGGCCAGTGCAGtaggttcagtttcattctgtgagttccacagattgactaaatcaaaatgtattaatttcgcctcacgcgacttgtttttcatctTAATATCAATTTTATATGATATTTTGGGGTTCAAGAAAATTCAAATGGAAACGTGAGTGTGTTATTAGGATTTTAGTTTAAGgtcgagttttttttttcttcaacattttttattcaggcaTGCATGAATTAATTGTCAAACAATTCAAGGTACATAAATATTTGACAAAACAACATAATACATAATTTATATGGCAgctaataatgcattatatggAGCCCATTTAAGGGTAAACTGATATTGTTTCATATGAATACTGTAAACATATTGGTCAATTTTATGTAGATAAGATAATTCTTTCAAAAATACACGTAAACATGGTCTGATGTTGTTGATTCTACatttataaacaaaaaattTAGCGTTCAAGAGTATGAAATCAAAGCCTTGATCTGTCTTTTTGTTACTGTCAAAACCAAAAAGTATCAAGTTATCAGTAAGGTTTAGTCTAATACAGTTGTCACATTTCCTTTTTAGAAATTGTTCAAACTCAGCCCAAAAGGTTCTGACATGTTGGCACTTGCATAAGTAATGGTAAATCGAATCTTTTTCAACTTTGCAAAAATTACATAAATTACTATTAACAACTTTCATTTCCTTAAGGACTGAGTTTGTTACAAGTATTCGGTTATTTATTTTTATCTGAAACCactttaattttgtttcttgAATTTTCCTAGTAACGTTAAATATTTTTGGCCATTCAACTGGTGTTTGTGTTAGTATTTTTTCCCAGTTTGTACATGCGTTTGGAATACAAGCTTTACCTATCAACACGTCATAGAACACCTTAGATCCTTTTGAATCCTTTGTAATACAGTTAATAACCTTTATGCAGGGCATACATTGGTTATCTTCCACAACAGTGTTATGTTTGAGCAAGTATGATTTTATACTATTAATACATCCATAGTATTCCAAAAAATTGACAGAAAGTGAATACTTTGTGTTAAAGCTTTCCACATCCAAAAACACTCCATTTTCTTTTAACAAATCTTTCACATAAAAAACACCTTTGTCTGACCAATTTTTATAATGAAAGGAATTATTACcaattttaaacttgttgtTGAAGAACAGAGGTTCTGCAAGAACTTCATCTTTAGTTGTAACTTCCAATGTTCCATAATATTCCAAATATGCTTCAAAAACATCTCTCCAAAAAGGATTGACATTTGTTCTTGCTAATATTTTGGGTCCGAAATTTCGGACTGATTCTTAAGGTCGAGTTTTAATCagcaaattaattaattaatttttaagcttctgcAAAGAAATGCAATCTTATActccggactgagtcaaacaAATGaagaccaaaatgtcaaccaatttgataaaattaaaaaaaagcttttaCCACAATACCACCAACTTTTTTCAAATCTacatatgatgtcatcaaacacaaacaacatcaaaggcatttatcgCAAAAAATGAGAAAGCGTCTGGGGATACCATATGGAGGAATTCACATGAAAAGCTTTATGGAGATCTTAACAGTACATATAGTTTTCtgggaattgttttacacacgcacacacacacgtacacaccacACCCACACAGCTTGATtaaattcaaaaacaaattaTGGTTTGAGTGCAGAAATGTTAGAAGTACATGTATTGAATGTTCAGGCTACAGGTAAAATCAGACAGTAAAAAAACCCAGCTATAAGATTGACTTTatcagaaaaaccaaaaaatGCACATAATTTTAGGGGAAATCAGAGACTGCAAGCAAATCAAGTTGTGTAGACTACAGGAAACATTAGACACGTAAACTTTAGGGGAATGCAGCAATGAGACTTCGCCACTGGGTAGTTTATTGTGAAACTATGCCAGTGTAAAAGCACACTAGTCCACGGAAAAGAAATTCTGTAAATAAGCTGTACTGATAAAATCAGACGGTGTAGAACTCCAAAAAACACCATATAGGGTTGAGATGATAGGGGTAAACAGCGAAATTGGACATTACAGAGACATGCCAGAAAGAGCGGAAGAGAAAgatcaaatcaaaacaaatcaaattttGTTTTACGAGgattgtggcataagcaatacaaacaagtttttttttcaaccagccctcatccagagagggactactctaattaCATGAATACTCTGACATtcataaaacaacaaaaaaaaaccaaaataaaaacaaagaaactgagCGGGAACAGTGAATTAGTTTATAGTTAACAGAGAGTCAGACTATGTAATAATAACTGAAAATCAGATGGTGTACGGGCAATGTTGAATCAGATGGCATGGAAACTACACTGAGTGTCCGTATAAACGCAATACAATGTAGCAAATTAGTGTAGAGACAAGGGGATTGgcacaggttaaaaaaaaactgcaGTGAATCACTGCCAGCGAGGAGGCTATAAGAATCAAACAGTGTAGAGACTAAATGAATCAGATCGTGTAAAGACTAGCACAGTGAGTCAAACAGTGTAGAGACTAAGTGAATCATACCGTGTAAAGACTAGCACAGTGTGTCAAACAGTGTAGAGACTATAAGTGAATCAGACCGTGTAAAGACTAGCACAGTGAGTCAAACAATGTAGAGACTAAGTGAATCAGACCGTGTAAAGACTAGCACAGTGAGTCAAACAATGTAGAGACAAAGTGAATCAGACTGTGTAAAGACTAGCACAGTGAGTCAAACAGTGTAGAGACTAAGTGAATCAGACCGTGTAAAGACTATAGCACAGTGAGTCAAACAGTGTAGAGACTAAATGAATCAGATCGTGTAAAGACTAGCACAGTGAGTCAAACAGTGTAGAGACAAAGTGAATCAGATCGTGTAAAGACAAGCACAGTGAGTCAAACAGTGTCAAACAGTGTAGAGACCAAGTGAATCAGACCGTGTAAAGACTATAGCACAGTGAGTCAAACAGTGTAGAGACTAAATGAATCAgatccgtgcctcttctgactgtcgcatcctcaccattccacacaccaaaaccaaaacatacggacaacgcacttttactttctgcgcacccacacactggaattctctcccctttcacatccgccactctcagtcaccccaagcattcaaacgagctcttaaaacgcacctcttcaagaaatacaacccctgattttgttttctcagtccatcagtaggctacatgtagtgtatttgttgtttttagtgataatgtgataatgtgtatacacatttagggctgtttttcagtataataacatgttctgtttgattaagggtattcagctggtatttccttgtttttactacctattttattcatgtttttattacttaattagtggaagaatctgttgtaatgtatgtctgatggtgtatgcttttaatcaagcgttgctgactatgaatgtagatgtaaatgcttgtataactgtgtttgaattttaaatgtgtcaagcgcaaagagcataattgtaaagttatgatgttgcgctatataaatgctcattattattattattattattattaaagacTTAACACAGTGAGTCAAACAGTGTAGAGACTAAGTGAATCAGACCGTGTAAAGACTTAACACAGTGAGTCAAACAGTGTAGAGACTATAAGTGAATCAGACCGTGTAAAGACTTAACACAGTGAGTCAAACAGTGTAGAGACTAAGTGAATCAGACCGTGTAAAGATTAGCACAGTGAGTCAAACAGTGTATAGACTAAGTGAATCAGATCGTGTAAAGACTTAACACAGTGAGTCAAACAGTGTAGAGACTATAAGTGAATCAGACCGTGTAAAGACTTAACACAGTGAGTCAAACAGTGTAGAGACTAAGTGAATCAGACCGTGTAAAGGCTAGCACAGTGCGTCAAACAGTGTAGCGACTACACTTTAGGCGACAGACAAAGAAGAAGCAGACGGCGGTGACCCAGGCAACCAGAGTGGCAGCCACAGCCAGCCAGTAGCTCCATGACAGGTAGGGCAGGTGATCGTAGCCTTCAATGATGATAGCTGTCTCGTCCAGGTGTGACACCATGGCTccaaacacactcacagacaccgTCAGCAGCACggctgtaacacacacacacacacacacacacacatcatgatACGCACATCAGGATACAAATAAATACACTTTGTTTAGAATAATATTAGATATGTTCATTTCATTTTGTGACAGCAAGTTTGAGTGATTGCTTAATTTCACAATCTAGCTGTTGTTTTATCCCTGTACTTTCATATGCACTTCAGTGCTGGCTGTGCAAGTTTTAATTTGTGCTGTAATTTATGCTGTCACAGATTGTCGAAGGAGTACTGAATTTGCTCCTGCATTCCACTTtactttttgcttttttgtgtcttttgttgattttgtgtattGGCTAAAACATTTACGCATGGGGATTAGGGTCAAACGCAGGCCCAATCCTAGCAGAACGTGAATTCAGTTATATGGTTCTGACGAAACGAACAAACAATATGCAAAACGAATTTTGAAAACTTTTGTAGAATCAACGACTGgggacacgcacacagacaagaACTATAGAGCCCAATGAGAGTGTGTTGAGACTACTGACCGGTACACGTGGTGGCCACAGTGACAATGAGAGTGTGTTGAGACTACTCGGACCGGTACACGTGGTGGCCACAGTGACAATGAGAGTGTGTTGAGACTACTGACCAGTACACGTGGTGGCCACAGTGATAATGAGAGTGTGTTGAGACTACTGACCGGTACACGTGGTGGCCACAGTGATAATGAGAGTGTGTTGAGACTACTGACCGGTACACGTGGTGGCCACAGTGACAATGAGTGTGTTGAGACTACTGACCGGTACACGTGGTGGCCACAGTGACAATGAGAGTGTGTTGAGACTACTGACCGGTACACGTGGTGGCCACAGTGACAATGACTGAGAGTGTGTTGAGACTACTGACCGGTACACGTGGTGGCCACAGTGACAAATGAGAGTGTGTTGAGACTACTGACCGGTACACGTGGTGGCCACAGTGACAAATGAGAGTGTGTTGAGACTACTGACCGGTACACGTGGTGGCCACAGTGACACTGAGAGTGTGTTGAGACTACTGACCGGTACACGTGATGGCCACAGTGACAATGAGAGTGTGTTGAGACTACTGACCGGTACACGTGGTGGCCACAGTGACAATGAGAGTGTGTTGAGACTACTGACTGGTACACGTGGTGGCCACAGTGACAATGAGAGTGTGTTGAGACTACTGACCGGTACACGTGGTGGCCACAGTGACAATGAGAGTGTGTTGAGACTACTGACCGGTACACGTGGTGGCACGGTCACAGTGACGATGAGAGTGTGTTGAGACTACTGACCGGTACACGTGGTGGTCACAGTGACGATGAGAGTGTGTTGAGACTACTGACCGGTACACGTGGTGGCCACAGTGACGACGCGGTGCAGGTTGTAGGGAGCACAGATGGAGCAGATGCCGACCAGCAGCGAGGACAGGCTGGTCACCAAGGCGATTGTCACCATTGCCTGGGTTGCCTTGAACCAGTCTGCAACACGCGTCACACAGGGGTCTTCATGCAGCGGCTTGTGCTGACAACTCTTTCTTTGGACGAAAGGTGTGATTTTAGTCCTATCCTCTATACACTGAATTCAATCAACCATCACCCTGTGTTGAGCGTTTGATTCGGTTCGTGCCGTTGACGCTGTAAGCGTTAGATTTTTCCAGCACTGAACGGTGTCTTCTGTAAATTTGATATTCTTACATGAGAAGTAACCAGGCTAAGGCTTTCTCAGCCGCTGGCTCTAAACCTACTGTGCGAGTGTGGTGAATTCTAAACTTTTGTACCCGTAACTGAAGTCTCTCTTTCAATGACAGAAAAACTTAAAGCACATTTTCTTATGTTCGTAGATCATTGTATGTAACTGAAGCACTCGCGTTAGAGGAAGGCACATGCAATGAGTTTTAACTTTCGGCTGGTATGGTAAGCGTCTCTTCATGACAGGCATCAGTATGAATATCTTGAATAATACGATGTGAGGCAGACACtacttgcccccccccctcccccaacacacacacacaccttcccctCCCCTGAAGACACTAACCTGGGAGAGCGTTTGATGGGAAGCCCGCGGACAGGAACCAGTCGCAGCGCGTGGTGATGTCGGCCAGCTGGGTGGCACCCAGCCCCAGGGAGTCGTCAGCACACGAATACCACATGCCACAGTCACAGCGAGTGCACGAGCACAGCTGAGTGCGGTTCAGTCGCCCGATACGTAACCAGTGGGACGTCACAAAGGCCACAAAGAGCAGTGACGTTGTAATGAGCAGCACCACGAGTGACGACACGACGAGGGATGACACCATCTTGATGACGCTTTTGCCTGAGTGAGGTTGATGGCTAGTGTCGATATTTTCATACTTTGGGGACGAGGTGTCCTCTTCCCTACCACCCCCGTGAGTGTGACAGGCCAGGTTTCAATGTGTGCTGCCCCAGCCCAGCCTTGTTCCTATGTtatgtcagtcagtctgtgtgacacacagagacaccagCATTAAAGTGTTGTCACATCAAATCTGGTAAGACAAAGCTTGAAAAAAGATCATAATAATGTCAGTCCAAATGTTGCTCTGACACCTCTCAAAAGGGTAGACACTATAAACGTCTGTTCTGGGTCCCTAGCACTTGGTACGTGTACGTGCTTTTCCAAAAGTCAAAGTAAGCCCAGAATTCAACCGAGAGGTCTGTTGCTTGGTCTTCACCCAGTCACTGTCGTGTTATTTTCACGGTTGGGTGGTTCTGTTCATGCTGTCAACACTGATCACCCGACGTCCAGTCCACGTACTGTTCCTGTACAAAAAGTCAGCGTCGGCAACAAGTCAAGGTAAAGTTAAGGTTTAGGATTGTACGGAATGTGTCAAATGTTGAAGCAGCTACAACAATATAACAGCAGTAACAAACACGTCCGTAGTTTCTGAATAAAATAGAGAAAAGGAGCGGTAAAGAAGGAAGCGGAGAGGTCGCCTTGCTTCCTGATACCAGACCCTGCCAGCTTGCCACGTAAAAAGACTTAGGCTTCATAAAGCTATCAGCTTTGCAGGTGTTAATGGCGTATTAGCCATAGTGGACAGCCCTCCTGCTTGCCTGGCCACGTTTTAACCAGTACTAGTGACGTTCTCGACTGAAGAATGTGAAAATCACAAGCTTTCACTTACATGTATTTGGAAATGTTACTCACTTTCCACTATATAGGCCTACATGTAGGAACGCTTCCAAACGAAAAAGCGAAAACGCCAGTCACcacagagatatatatatagcaacagaaagaatgaaagcaagaaagaaaaagtcccgtgaagcgaaattaataACAAGTGTGTGCAGTGGTTGTTCACATAGTAGTTCAGGCTTTTTACATTGCTATGGGTGTGACGCCAGTTAAACGGCACTTTTGGTTCAAACGAAACTTTATTCAGGAAACGTAGGGTGacaaaaacacttttgacccCACAACAAGCAATACTTACATTAAGAACATATTTTTGAAGATTGAAAGTCTGTGTTCCTGGCGGTTTACAGGAAGTGTGTTGGATTAATGTGTAAACTTCGTGCGGTGTTGCACGAGTAATAAATAAACATGcatacaaagaaagaaaaaaaaacatggaAAAAAGCAAGCAGCAAGGCCCTTTGCCCGTTTGATTCGGAAATAATAGGCGAagcacacggacgcacgcatacacacagaggcagaggcagaggcagacaCAAAAGGACAGTGTAGAGATTTAGTAGCCTTTGTTCGTACGTAGCAATCTTCTTTTTTCAAAATACTGAAGTTTAATTTGCCTATTTCATCAGTAAATTCCGCCTGACTTTAAATGTAAATCATTCTAtcatataaacttggccaaaaaattattgcaataaatttcaaacccaaattaaagcattaatccccgtgtcatttcattaaaactgtatatgccagttaagaccgttcacttaacctccaggatcaccttttggattaaatatttcttttacatggatcacgtgaccgccgctcaagtaagggtaccctcaaaatcgaccaaacaaaaacggaagagccgaatgaaaaattgacaagaaatcacaataggcaaaactttgcaactttgacatacgagaagaaagtcaaaccaattatctaccctgagcagattgttttgttttgctaccttgcgtatctcgcgtgctatgctattcctactgatgcaggtgtcgatcgcaagagctgtcaaaaacgggactttttgcgtcattttttaggggtatcatgacaaaaaagtctgcactttggCAATGAttttggtggattgctttgaaactttcggaatattttaccaacatactggagatacttcgagcgaaattatggattgttacaggtgtttgttaaaatgttatgcaatttttcgaaagaagtttttaatctcgtcataggattgttcccttggatccaaaaaattcatgactttgcatgtctttagaaaaatgattgattcacacactgctaaagttttatgtgcgtgtaagcactgacgcaaatttgctgggcctgaaaacacgctacatatttaagcgatgattctggtgccacagcgatgcccagccaagcgtgaccgtagcatgttttaagaggcacCCAGCGATAACAGCTATAAGCGcaaaacagcgtgaacgttccatttttttctcatgtgtttgcatgactagcaaattaacgccagcggctacacgcaaatgaaacttagacagaatctgtatcaatcatttatctgtggATATatacaaagtcatgaatttttttaagacaagtgaacaatcctatgacaagtttaacaacattttccgaaacattgcgtcacatctggataaacaaccgtaacgatccaaactttcgcacgaagtatTTCTAgcatgttggtaaaatattccgaAAGTTTCAAAGAAATTCACCAAatcattgctaaaatgtagcgctttttgacatgataccaagacaaattgacgtaaaacgttccgtttttgaccgcttttgcgatcgacacctgcatcagtaggaatagcatagcacgcgaaatacgcaaggtatacgtagcaaaacaaaacaatctgttcagggtagataattggtttgactttcttctcgtatgtcaaagttgcaaagatttgcctattgtgatttcttgtcaatttttcattcggctcttccgtttttgtgtggTCGATtctgagggtacccttacttgagcggcggtcacgtgatccctgtaagagaaatatttaatccaaaaggtgatcctgaaggttaagtgaacggtcttaactggcatataccgTTTTAATTAAaggacacaggaattaatgctttaatttgggtttgaaatttgttgcaataatgttttggccaactttagattttctctcttttttgttcttccttttttgTTCTTAATAGTCGGTTTATATACTCACATTATATTAAGTGACACGAAAAAGTGAAGTGAAAGAAGTTTGCACGGCAATATGTAGAGGTACATACTCACAAGGGTGGGCTGACAACTCCACGTTCCGACACAGCCAAGGCAGAGCAAAGACACAACCCACGGCATACAGCAAGACGGGAAGTGGAGACATTGACACGAATTAATTACTGTTGCTTTACATACCTGTCCtgccatcaccccccccccccccacccccctcttccGCTGTCACAACCAACAATCCTTCTCTCCTCCACAGTCCTTCCCCACATCTCCCGTCCCCACGTGATTGTTTAGCTGCTTAATGGACTGGGGGTATTTTCTTAATCCTCTTGTTTTCATGCAGCGAAAATGACAGTACAGGACTGGGTATTTTAAACACGGTCGCCTTTGTGAATAATTCCCCATACGTAGGCAATTAATGGACAATTTAAAATGTGTACTACAACTTGAACTATCTTAAATGTGTAATATTTTTGAATGGCGTGAAGGTTTATGTTTGTCAACAGTATATTGTAACAAAGTCCGTATACGATCATAAGGTCTTTGGAATAAGACGGTAGAAACACTTATTCAGCCGTACAAGGAGTCGACGAAGCTCACTTAAATAAGCATACAATATTAGTTAGCCTATTACTAAACGTATTCCATCTAATACATATCCAACCAAAGACTTTCAAACAGACAGATTCTATAAGGTGGGTGGTTTAGCTGGGACTTGGAGTAAAGGGGCAGGACACATTGAGCACAGCATCCCACAATGTTATCTGGTCAGCGTCGTGAAGGTCTACGGGGGCTGGGACTGTCGCAAGccgatgctctttctctgtgagcTGCTGTTGCAACAACGCTTCCATGTCTCTGCGAATGTGTCCTGCTGCTTTCCGCTCAATTGACACCTCTTCACACTTGAAAACTAACCGCTCTTTAAGTTGGCACATTTCTAAGTCCTTCTGGAAGCGTTCATCCTGTAACTGTTGCTTGGCCTCCAGTTCCTTCTTCAGTCGGGTCTCTAATCTGTCAATGGAGGCCTCGTGCTTCGACGTCAGCTGTTCTGTGCAGTCACAACCTCCTCTGTCTGACTGCTCTGCTCGCGGGGCGGTTGCTTGATGGCTGTTGACTGCTGGTCCACACGTGACTCACTGGGCTGTCTCCATGGCAACGGTTGTTGACTCCGGCATGACGCTTGGTAGGGCACCTGCTCTGTAGGTGCCGTGGCggttgcaaagccaacaacgtggCTTCGCGGACGGTTGCTGTCGACGAGAGGCAGCCGGCGGGCGTTGGTGCAGGGCAGCTCGAAGCTCTGCTGACTTGATGGCGAGTTCGCTGACTTGTAATTGCTGGCTGCGTACCTCAGTGCTGCTCTCTGTAGGAACAGCCGTTTGTTGCTTCGTCACCACCACCTCGAAATCTTCTCTCATCCACCTGATAGCTTCTACACGGACTGCCGCAAAAGTGACAGCCTCACGCCCTCTCGCAAAGCGCATGAGGTCCCGTCTCATTGCAGGCAAAAACAGTCCGTGCATGAATCGATCACGAAGTGCAGCATCGGAAACCGTACCGGCAACAACAGCATTCGTCTTCACCTGCAGAGCCTGCAACTTGTGGGCATATGAGAGAATGCCCTCCTCTTGGCTCTGGCAGGTGTTGTAGAACGATGAAAGCAGTGAAGAAATGCTGG
This region of Littorina saxatilis isolate snail1 linkage group LG8, US_GU_Lsax_2.0, whole genome shotgun sequence genomic DNA includes:
- the LOC138973167 gene encoding uncharacterized protein, whose product is MVSSLVVSSLVVLLITTSLLFVAFVTSHWLRIGRLNRTQLCSCTRCDCGMWYSCADDSLGLGATQLADITTRCDWFLSAGFPSNALPDWFKATQAMVTIALVTSLSSLLVGICSICAPYNLHRVVTVATTCTAVLLTVSVSVFGAMVSHLDETAIIIEGYDHLPYLSWSYWLAVAATLVAWVTAVCFFFVCRLKCSRYTV